One Spinacia oleracea cultivar Varoflay chromosome 4, BTI_SOV_V1, whole genome shotgun sequence DNA segment encodes these proteins:
- the LOC110787879 gene encoding uncharacterized protein, whose product MTDAVRQTQPLDEYSSEEDQPLRIQRRRVASTSDKRAKALFLKLRRNGAFSYKHKKPHRQPGSHLKKQCDATLSNESSGEGKGSWTSGWEKEPSLHMTEDDFPREVWIGEDEPELVIPRSNDEELIFEDIGFQHIPPEDDITPKLCRITVDSEFGEKSEFVKLLKEINCENRFAACSVQYPLAFYARLNKSEVDNFRDVKGINQVFVYEGRTIFTHR is encoded by the exons ATGACTGATGCTGTTCGTCAAACGCAACCTCTTGATGAATATT CCTCAGAGGAGGATCAACCGCTGAGGATACAACGTCGTCGTGTTGCTTCCACGTCTGACAAAAGGGCCAAAG CCTTGTTTCTCAAGTTGCGACGCAATGGTGCTTTTTCATACAAACATAAGAAACCACATCGACAACCAG GCTCACATTTAAAGAAGCAGTGTGATGCTACTTTGTCTAATGAATCATCTGGTGAAGGCAAAG GATCATGGACTTCTGGTTGGGAAAAG GAACCTAGTTTGCATATGACGGAAGACGATTTTCCAAGAGAGGTATGGATAGGCGAGGATGAGCCGGAACTTGTTATCCCTCGTAGCAATGACGAAGAATTGATTTTTGAAGATATTGGTTTTCAAC ATATTCCTCCTGAAGACGACATTACACCAAAG TTGTGTCGGATAACCGTGGATTCCGAGTTTGGTGAAAAGTCAGAGTTTGTCAAATTGCTGAAGGAAATTAACTG TGAAAATCGGTTCGCTGCGTGCTCTGTGCAATATCCCTTAGCATTTTATGCCCGTTTAAACAAGTCAGAAGTTGACAACTTTAGAG ATGTAAAGGGAATCAATCAGGTGTTTGTTTATGAAGGTAGAACTATATTTACACACCGGTAG